In Nymphaea colorata isolate Beijing-Zhang1983 chromosome 3, ASM883128v2, whole genome shotgun sequence, a genomic segment contains:
- the LOC116251406 gene encoding uncharacterized protein LOC116251406 isoform X1 produces MCGRLSFFPSLLALGSIDIPVSFHLLSSRWFLWILEGFDAVFCSRMSSSQDAHDRPRSSQIQRDPVMWELDDVDTEVPSCKPFSIREYVFSARGKHLSKNWPFHQRYIQVCRKHGVKDILPPFESPALVREREDKYLGPHDAVNVRVCSRDAVDDQHELLMEDMDRVVAGISWKLGLLSLTCRDEVNDDKVMEEHVLRVDKMAGDYKLEAIASSRYSAAAELWFPSLDFASEDRRHLLAEEGDLLFGASDMVGNVRISVTENLILENVPKSGVGSDVGCAAEESKRLTQKRHKSQRCKLKSRKKRCMVDICAKALPCTLEDLDKKNGTNWALDPSVMPYSIPDSDKVKKYLVKRDGRNKPSNLPGTKLLNNPESTNCKDNSLPEGDVSQTKQVGSNNTNRTCDASSEKQCLQMSVLRDCSQRSAVKLSCQRTKQDKIIGASACGHQNELVRLKVEELTGGQSQDRGVCASEMLRPNKRWLQKGCATDQHMPSSCVESRQKSPIVRTVKARPLTNTTNTGSPLENFARSVAQYKRKPRTVKRMRKVDSITSCVAVVKQTQDRSESELFQSEVTDLCHCSPRASVHSSNSYTQEGIDSVNLKEKKNLFPSISIFENGGNLSIEPSIDVLAMTCSPNNTFYDPFQPYLRSEMHHASDYHCTHEIHGGGGKSYGLEGAFFDEISTNRMTGSQLVVEDKAKDCQGIVQEDQCELKPKDSVSSVVTTSSSNSLNGSVRSDNQPARSLSLKWLEMDGKCCTCCSDEDYLLKIPSHHINL; encoded by the exons ATGTGTGGGCGCCTGTCATTCTTCCCTTCATTGCTAGCTCTTGGCTCCATCGATATTCCGGTGAGCTTTCATTTGTTATCTTCCCGGTGGTTTCTGTGGATTCTAGAAGGTTTTGATGCGGTGTTCTGCTCTAGGATGTCGTCTTCGCAGGATGCTCATGATCGGCCGAGATCTTCTCAGATTCAGAGGGATCCTGTAATGTGGGAGCTTGACGATGTTGATACAGAGGTTCCTTCCTGCAAGCCGTTCTCAATCAG AGAATACGTTTTCTCAGCTCGTGGCAAGCACTTAAGCAAGAATTGGCCGTTTCATCAGAGGTATATCCAAGTATGCAGGAAACATGGGGTTAAGGACATTCTGCCACCCTTTGAGTCGCCTGCattggtgagagagagagaggataagtACTTGGGGCCTCATGATGCAGTAAATGTTCGCGTCTGTTCACGTGATGCAGTTGATGACCAACATGAATTGTTGATGGAAGATATGGATCGGGTAGTTGCAGGAATATCTTGGAAGCTTGGCTTGTTATCTCTCACTTGCAGGGATGAAGTTAATGATGATAAAGTCATGGAGGAACATGTGTTGAGGGTAGACAAAATGGCAGGTGACTACAAACTTGAAGCAATAGCGTCATCCAGGTATTCGGCAGCGGCGGAACTTTGGTTCCCTTCACTTGATTTTGCGTCAGAGGATCGAAGGCATCTGCTAGCCGAGGAGGGCGATTTGTTGTTTGGTGCAAGTGATATGGTTGGCAATGTTAGGATTTCTGTCACAGAAAATCTCATCTTAGAAAATGTTCCCAAGTCAG GAGTGGGTTCTGACGTAGGTTGCGCTGCCGAAGAATCAAAAAGGTTGACACAGAAGCGGCACAAGTCTCAGAGATGTAAGTTGAAGAGCAGGAAGAAGAGATGCATGGTGGATATCTGCGCTAAGGCACTGCCTTGCACATTAGAAGACTTGGACAAGAAGAACGGGACCAACTGGGCCTTGGACCCAAGCGTAATGCCATATAGCATTCCTGATTCCGACAAAGTCAAGAAGTACCTAGTGAAGCGAGATGGAAGAAATAAACCTTCCAACCTGCCAGGAACCAAGCTATTGAATAATCCTGAATCCACAAATTGCAAAGATAATTCTTTGCCCGAAGGCGATGTCTCGCAGACGAAGCAAGTAGGGAGCAATAATACTAACCGGACTTGTGATGCATCAAGTGAAAAGCAGTGCCTTCAGATGTCTGTGTTGAGAGATTGCAGTCAGAGGTCCGCCGTAAAGTTGAGCTGCCAGCGAACTAAACAAGATAAG ATTATTGGTGCTTCAGCATGTGGACATCAAAATGAACTTGTGAGACTGAAGGTCGAAGAGTTAACTGGAGGACAAAGTCAAGATCGTGGAGTCTGTGCATCAGAAATGCTAAGACCAAATAAACGTTGGTTACAGAAAGGATGCGCCACTGATCAGCATATGCCTTCTAGTTGTGTTGAAAGTAGACAGAAGTCTCCAATAGTGCGTACTGTTAAAGCAAGGCCGCTCACAAATACAACCAATACAGGTTCTCCTCTGGAGAATTTTGCAAGAAGTGTTGCACAATACAAAAGAAAGCCTCGCACTGTAAAAAGGATGAGGAAGGTGGATTCTATAACATCCTGCGTAGCGGTAGTCAAGCAGACTCAGGATAGATCAGAATCAGAACTGTTTCAAAGTGAGGTAACTGACCTCTGTCACTGTTCTCCTCGTGCCAGCGTACACTCTTCAAACTCCTATACCCAAGAAGGCATTGATTCTgtaaatttgaaagaaaagaaaaatctgtttCCATCCATTTCTATATTTGAAAACGGGGGCAACTTATCGATTGAACCAAGCATAGATGTGCTGGCTATGACTTGTTCACCAAATAATACATTTTATGACCCTTTTCAGCCTTATTTGCGCTCTGAAATGCATCATGCATCAGACTATCACTGTACACATGAGATTCATGGTGGAGGGGGCAAATCTTATGGGCTAGAAGGAGCATTTTTTGATGAAATCTCTACGAACAGAATGACAGGCAGCCAGTTGGTAGTGGAAGACAAGGCAAAAGATTGCCAAGGCATAGTACAAGAAGATCAATGTGAGCTGAAGCCTAAAGATTCAGTTTCTTCAGTTGTCACAACTAGCTCAAGCAACTCCTTAAACGGTTCTGTAAGATCAGATAATCAGCCTGCACGATCGTTGTCCTTGAAGTGGCTAGAAATGGATGGTAAATGCTGCACATGCTGTTCTGATGAGGACTATTTGTTGAAAATTCCATCGCACCACATCAATTTATGA
- the LOC116249816 gene encoding uncharacterized protein LOC116249816 gives MVAASGTNPFNKEMAIRKRIANIFNKREEDFPSLKEYNDYLEEVEDMIFDLIEGNNIPAIEAKIARYQEENKDQIINAQARKAEELAAAMKASKGPPVQNDPSDMALGQNAQVGISGVAQGQYAPAVPGAAFGQPRPTGVVPQPVSLGGLDGTMGIEDEATMKLRAERSARAGGWTVEISKKRAMEEAFSSLWV, from the exons ATGGTAGCGGCTTCAGGAACCAATCCTTTCAACAAAGAGATGGCCATCCGAAAGAGAATTGCCAATAT ATTCAATAAGAGAGAAGAGGACTTTCCATCATTGAAAGAGTATAATGATTACTTGGAAGAAGTGGAAGATATGA TTTTTGATCTGATAGAAGGAAACAACATCCCTGCCATCGAAGCAAAAATTGCAAGAtatcaagaagaaaacaaggatCAGATAATTAATGCCCAAGCTCGAAAG GCTGAAGAGCTTGCGGCAGCCATGAAAGCAAGCAAAGGACCTCCTGTGCAGAACGATCCAAGTGATATG GCTTTAGGACAAAATGCACAAGTAGGAATAAGTGGGGTTGCGCAGGGACAATATGCTCCTGCTGTGCCAGGAGCTGCATTTGGACAACCAAGACCTACAGGTGTAGTACCTCAGCCGGTATCGTTAGGTGGTCTCGATGGTACCATGGGCATTGAAGATGAAGCGACAATGAAACTTCGAGCAGAAAGAAGTGCTAGAGCGGGAGGGTGGACTGTGGAAATAAGCAAGAAAAGGGCAATGGAAGAAGCCTTCAGTAGTCTGTGGGTTTGA
- the LOC116251406 gene encoding uncharacterized protein LOC116251406 isoform X3, with protein MCGRLSFFPSLLALGSIDIPVSFHLLSSRWFLWILEGFDAVFCSRMSSSQDAHDRPRSSQIQRDPVMWELDDVDTEVPSCKPFSIREYVFSARGKHLSKNWPFHQRYIQVCRKHGVKDILPPFESPALVREREDKYLGPHDAVNVRVCSRDAVDDQHELLMEDMDRVVAGISWKLGLLSLTCRDEVNDDKVMEEHVLRVDKMAGDYKLEAIASSRYSAAAELWFPSLDFASEDRRHLLAEEGDLLFGASDMVGNVRISVTENLILENVPKSGVGSDVGCAAEESKRLTQKRHKSQRCKLKSRKKRCMVDICAKALPCTLEDLDKKNGTNWALDPSVMPYSIPDSDKVKKYLVKRDGRNKPSNLPGTKLLNNPESTNCKDNSLPEGDVSQTKQVGSNNTNRTCDASSEKQCLQMSVLRDCSQRSAVKLSCQRTKQDKIIGASACGHQNELVRLKVEELTGGQSQDRGVCASEMLRPNKRWLQKGCATDQHMPSSCVESRQKSPIVRTVKARPLTNTTNTGSPLENFARSVAQYKRKPRTVKRMRKVDSITSCVAVVKQTQDRSESELFQSEPYLRSEMHHASDYHCTHEIHGGGGKSYGLEGAFFDEISTNRMTGSQLVVEDKAKDCQGIVQEDQCELKPKDSVSSVVTTSSSNSLNGSVRSDNQPARSLSLKWLEMDGKCCTCCSDEDYLLKIPSHHINL; from the exons ATGTGTGGGCGCCTGTCATTCTTCCCTTCATTGCTAGCTCTTGGCTCCATCGATATTCCGGTGAGCTTTCATTTGTTATCTTCCCGGTGGTTTCTGTGGATTCTAGAAGGTTTTGATGCGGTGTTCTGCTCTAGGATGTCGTCTTCGCAGGATGCTCATGATCGGCCGAGATCTTCTCAGATTCAGAGGGATCCTGTAATGTGGGAGCTTGACGATGTTGATACAGAGGTTCCTTCCTGCAAGCCGTTCTCAATCAG AGAATACGTTTTCTCAGCTCGTGGCAAGCACTTAAGCAAGAATTGGCCGTTTCATCAGAGGTATATCCAAGTATGCAGGAAACATGGGGTTAAGGACATTCTGCCACCCTTTGAGTCGCCTGCattggtgagagagagagaggataagtACTTGGGGCCTCATGATGCAGTAAATGTTCGCGTCTGTTCACGTGATGCAGTTGATGACCAACATGAATTGTTGATGGAAGATATGGATCGGGTAGTTGCAGGAATATCTTGGAAGCTTGGCTTGTTATCTCTCACTTGCAGGGATGAAGTTAATGATGATAAAGTCATGGAGGAACATGTGTTGAGGGTAGACAAAATGGCAGGTGACTACAAACTTGAAGCAATAGCGTCATCCAGGTATTCGGCAGCGGCGGAACTTTGGTTCCCTTCACTTGATTTTGCGTCAGAGGATCGAAGGCATCTGCTAGCCGAGGAGGGCGATTTGTTGTTTGGTGCAAGTGATATGGTTGGCAATGTTAGGATTTCTGTCACAGAAAATCTCATCTTAGAAAATGTTCCCAAGTCAG GAGTGGGTTCTGACGTAGGTTGCGCTGCCGAAGAATCAAAAAGGTTGACACAGAAGCGGCACAAGTCTCAGAGATGTAAGTTGAAGAGCAGGAAGAAGAGATGCATGGTGGATATCTGCGCTAAGGCACTGCCTTGCACATTAGAAGACTTGGACAAGAAGAACGGGACCAACTGGGCCTTGGACCCAAGCGTAATGCCATATAGCATTCCTGATTCCGACAAAGTCAAGAAGTACCTAGTGAAGCGAGATGGAAGAAATAAACCTTCCAACCTGCCAGGAACCAAGCTATTGAATAATCCTGAATCCACAAATTGCAAAGATAATTCTTTGCCCGAAGGCGATGTCTCGCAGACGAAGCAAGTAGGGAGCAATAATACTAACCGGACTTGTGATGCATCAAGTGAAAAGCAGTGCCTTCAGATGTCTGTGTTGAGAGATTGCAGTCAGAGGTCCGCCGTAAAGTTGAGCTGCCAGCGAACTAAACAAGATAAG ATTATTGGTGCTTCAGCATGTGGACATCAAAATGAACTTGTGAGACTGAAGGTCGAAGAGTTAACTGGAGGACAAAGTCAAGATCGTGGAGTCTGTGCATCAGAAATGCTAAGACCAAATAAACGTTGGTTACAGAAAGGATGCGCCACTGATCAGCATATGCCTTCTAGTTGTGTTGAAAGTAGACAGAAGTCTCCAATAGTGCGTACTGTTAAAGCAAGGCCGCTCACAAATACAACCAATACAGGTTCTCCTCTGGAGAATTTTGCAAGAAGTGTTGCACAATACAAAAGAAAGCCTCGCACTGTAAAAAGGATGAGGAAGGTGGATTCTATAACATCCTGCGTAGCGGTAGTCAAGCAGACTCAGGATAGATCAGAATCAGAACTGTTTCAAAGTGAG CCTTATTTGCGCTCTGAAATGCATCATGCATCAGACTATCACTGTACACATGAGATTCATGGTGGAGGGGGCAAATCTTATGGGCTAGAAGGAGCATTTTTTGATGAAATCTCTACGAACAGAATGACAGGCAGCCAGTTGGTAGTGGAAGACAAGGCAAAAGATTGCCAAGGCATAGTACAAGAAGATCAATGTGAGCTGAAGCCTAAAGATTCAGTTTCTTCAGTTGTCACAACTAGCTCAAGCAACTCCTTAAACGGTTCTGTAAGATCAGATAATCAGCCTGCACGATCGTTGTCCTTGAAGTGGCTAGAAATGGATGGTAAATGCTGCACATGCTGTTCTGATGAGGACTATTTGTTGAAAATTCCATCGCACCACATCAATTTATGA
- the LOC116251406 gene encoding uncharacterized protein LOC116251406 isoform X2, whose amino-acid sequence MSSSQDAHDRPRSSQIQRDPVMWELDDVDTEVPSCKPFSIREYVFSARGKHLSKNWPFHQRYIQVCRKHGVKDILPPFESPALVREREDKYLGPHDAVNVRVCSRDAVDDQHELLMEDMDRVVAGISWKLGLLSLTCRDEVNDDKVMEEHVLRVDKMAGDYKLEAIASSRYSAAAELWFPSLDFASEDRRHLLAEEGDLLFGASDMVGNVRISVTENLILENVPKSGVGSDVGCAAEESKRLTQKRHKSQRCKLKSRKKRCMVDICAKALPCTLEDLDKKNGTNWALDPSVMPYSIPDSDKVKKYLVKRDGRNKPSNLPGTKLLNNPESTNCKDNSLPEGDVSQTKQVGSNNTNRTCDASSEKQCLQMSVLRDCSQRSAVKLSCQRTKQDKIIGASACGHQNELVRLKVEELTGGQSQDRGVCASEMLRPNKRWLQKGCATDQHMPSSCVESRQKSPIVRTVKARPLTNTTNTGSPLENFARSVAQYKRKPRTVKRMRKVDSITSCVAVVKQTQDRSESELFQSEVTDLCHCSPRASVHSSNSYTQEGIDSVNLKEKKNLFPSISIFENGGNLSIEPSIDVLAMTCSPNNTFYDPFQPYLRSEMHHASDYHCTHEIHGGGGKSYGLEGAFFDEISTNRMTGSQLVVEDKAKDCQGIVQEDQCELKPKDSVSSVVTTSSSNSLNGSVRSDNQPARSLSLKWLEMDGKCCTCCSDEDYLLKIPSHHINL is encoded by the exons ATGTCGTCTTCGCAGGATGCTCATGATCGGCCGAGATCTTCTCAGATTCAGAGGGATCCTGTAATGTGGGAGCTTGACGATGTTGATACAGAGGTTCCTTCCTGCAAGCCGTTCTCAATCAG AGAATACGTTTTCTCAGCTCGTGGCAAGCACTTAAGCAAGAATTGGCCGTTTCATCAGAGGTATATCCAAGTATGCAGGAAACATGGGGTTAAGGACATTCTGCCACCCTTTGAGTCGCCTGCattggtgagagagagagaggataagtACTTGGGGCCTCATGATGCAGTAAATGTTCGCGTCTGTTCACGTGATGCAGTTGATGACCAACATGAATTGTTGATGGAAGATATGGATCGGGTAGTTGCAGGAATATCTTGGAAGCTTGGCTTGTTATCTCTCACTTGCAGGGATGAAGTTAATGATGATAAAGTCATGGAGGAACATGTGTTGAGGGTAGACAAAATGGCAGGTGACTACAAACTTGAAGCAATAGCGTCATCCAGGTATTCGGCAGCGGCGGAACTTTGGTTCCCTTCACTTGATTTTGCGTCAGAGGATCGAAGGCATCTGCTAGCCGAGGAGGGCGATTTGTTGTTTGGTGCAAGTGATATGGTTGGCAATGTTAGGATTTCTGTCACAGAAAATCTCATCTTAGAAAATGTTCCCAAGTCAG GAGTGGGTTCTGACGTAGGTTGCGCTGCCGAAGAATCAAAAAGGTTGACACAGAAGCGGCACAAGTCTCAGAGATGTAAGTTGAAGAGCAGGAAGAAGAGATGCATGGTGGATATCTGCGCTAAGGCACTGCCTTGCACATTAGAAGACTTGGACAAGAAGAACGGGACCAACTGGGCCTTGGACCCAAGCGTAATGCCATATAGCATTCCTGATTCCGACAAAGTCAAGAAGTACCTAGTGAAGCGAGATGGAAGAAATAAACCTTCCAACCTGCCAGGAACCAAGCTATTGAATAATCCTGAATCCACAAATTGCAAAGATAATTCTTTGCCCGAAGGCGATGTCTCGCAGACGAAGCAAGTAGGGAGCAATAATACTAACCGGACTTGTGATGCATCAAGTGAAAAGCAGTGCCTTCAGATGTCTGTGTTGAGAGATTGCAGTCAGAGGTCCGCCGTAAAGTTGAGCTGCCAGCGAACTAAACAAGATAAG ATTATTGGTGCTTCAGCATGTGGACATCAAAATGAACTTGTGAGACTGAAGGTCGAAGAGTTAACTGGAGGACAAAGTCAAGATCGTGGAGTCTGTGCATCAGAAATGCTAAGACCAAATAAACGTTGGTTACAGAAAGGATGCGCCACTGATCAGCATATGCCTTCTAGTTGTGTTGAAAGTAGACAGAAGTCTCCAATAGTGCGTACTGTTAAAGCAAGGCCGCTCACAAATACAACCAATACAGGTTCTCCTCTGGAGAATTTTGCAAGAAGTGTTGCACAATACAAAAGAAAGCCTCGCACTGTAAAAAGGATGAGGAAGGTGGATTCTATAACATCCTGCGTAGCGGTAGTCAAGCAGACTCAGGATAGATCAGAATCAGAACTGTTTCAAAGTGAGGTAACTGACCTCTGTCACTGTTCTCCTCGTGCCAGCGTACACTCTTCAAACTCCTATACCCAAGAAGGCATTGATTCTgtaaatttgaaagaaaagaaaaatctgtttCCATCCATTTCTATATTTGAAAACGGGGGCAACTTATCGATTGAACCAAGCATAGATGTGCTGGCTATGACTTGTTCACCAAATAATACATTTTATGACCCTTTTCAGCCTTATTTGCGCTCTGAAATGCATCATGCATCAGACTATCACTGTACACATGAGATTCATGGTGGAGGGGGCAAATCTTATGGGCTAGAAGGAGCATTTTTTGATGAAATCTCTACGAACAGAATGACAGGCAGCCAGTTGGTAGTGGAAGACAAGGCAAAAGATTGCCAAGGCATAGTACAAGAAGATCAATGTGAGCTGAAGCCTAAAGATTCAGTTTCTTCAGTTGTCACAACTAGCTCAAGCAACTCCTTAAACGGTTCTGTAAGATCAGATAATCAGCCTGCACGATCGTTGTCCTTGAAGTGGCTAGAAATGGATGGTAAATGCTGCACATGCTGTTCTGATGAGGACTATTTGTTGAAAATTCCATCGCACCACATCAATTTATGA